From Draconibacterium halophilum, one genomic window encodes:
- a CDS encoding encapsulin-associated ferritin-like protein: MQNYHEPPTELSSETRDYIRALVTLKEEVEAIDWYQQRLTVTSDQHLKKILKHNQLEEIEHACMALEWLRRNMDGWNEKMKQYLFTEKDIVKIEEHE; encoded by the coding sequence ATGCAAAATTATCACGAACCACCAACCGAACTATCGTCAGAAACACGAGATTACATCCGTGCATTAGTTACACTTAAAGAAGAAGTTGAAGCCATTGATTGGTACCAGCAACGATTAACTGTTACATCCGACCAACATTTAAAGAAAATACTAAAGCACAACCAGTTGGAAGAAATAGAACATGCCTGTATGGCCTTGGAATGGCTGCGCAGAAACATGGATGGATGGAACGAAAAAATGAAACAATATCTGTTTACCGAAAAAGATATTGTAAAAATTGAAGAACACGAATAA
- a CDS encoding DUF2188 domain-containing protein, whose product MPYSKQDYPASMKNLLPDIREKAIEILNALIDEKEMNLEIAIPTAISRAKDWLANRNRTVPDTPTDSKKHGQDIYVTPHAEGWAIKKEKNKRVSFIFKKKIEAVSKARSLARRNHGSLIIQRKNGTIRSKLSYNQS is encoded by the coding sequence ATGCCTTATTCAAAACAAGACTACCCCGCTTCGATGAAAAATCTTTTACCTGATATACGTGAAAAAGCGATTGAAATTTTAAATGCACTTATAGATGAAAAAGAGATGAATTTAGAAATTGCAATACCTACAGCTATTAGTAGGGCAAAAGACTGGCTTGCTAACCGAAACAGAACGGTACCTGATACACCTACTGATTCAAAAAAGCATGGTCAGGATATTTATGTAACGCCACATGCCGAAGGCTGGGCAATAAAAAAGGAGAAAAATAAGCGGGTTAGTTTTATTTTCAAAAAGAAAATTGAGGCCGTTTCAAAAGCCAGAAGTTTGGCCAGAAGAAACCATGGAAGCCTGATTATTCAGCGAAAAAATGGAACAATTCGATCAAAATTATCATATAATCAATCCTAA
- a CDS encoding family 1 encapsulin nanocompartment shell protein — translation MNILRKSLAPVSEKAWSEITTQAKQILGNYSTARKFADINGPNGLEMGGISTGRLDFPKNQPKEGVNYGVREFLPLTEVRKPFELDLWELDNIERGAIDIDLSPLEKAARELAVFEEKAIYEGFQPAKIIGLEKAAEGNPVSLPADANAFLKEIGNQIIHLDKKAVQGPYTLVINEMEWLELIKLSEGYPIQKQLKDVLGGNVLINHFNKNSFLLSERGGDYELVIGQDYTLGYDSHTTSKVKLFLTGSFTFRVLSPEAIVVLTRSAS, via the coding sequence ATGAATATTTTAAGAAAATCACTTGCCCCAGTAAGCGAAAAAGCCTGGAGCGAAATAACAACACAAGCAAAACAAATATTAGGAAACTATTCGACAGCACGAAAATTTGCAGATATAAATGGCCCTAATGGTTTGGAAATGGGAGGAATATCAACGGGAAGACTTGATTTTCCTAAAAATCAACCCAAGGAAGGAGTGAATTACGGAGTACGAGAATTTCTGCCTTTAACTGAAGTGCGAAAACCATTTGAACTTGACCTTTGGGAACTTGATAATATTGAACGTGGTGCAATAGACATTGATTTGTCGCCACTTGAAAAAGCAGCCCGCGAGTTGGCTGTTTTCGAAGAAAAAGCCATTTACGAAGGTTTTCAACCCGCAAAAATAATCGGCTTGGAAAAAGCAGCAGAAGGAAATCCGGTATCCCTTCCGGCTGACGCAAATGCATTTTTAAAAGAGATTGGAAACCAGATTATTCATCTCGACAAAAAAGCAGTTCAGGGGCCATATACTTTAGTTATTAATGAAATGGAATGGCTTGAGTTGATAAAATTATCCGAAGGCTATCCAATTCAGAAACAATTGAAGGATGTTCTTGGTGGCAATGTATTGATTAATCATTTTAACAAAAATTCTTTTTTACTCTCCGAAAGAGGGGGTGATTATGAATTAGTAATTGGCCAGGATTACACACTTGGCTACGATAGTCATACCACATCGAAAGTTAAATTATTCCTTACAGGTTCATTTACTTTCAGAGTGCTAAGTCCGGAAGCGATTGTTGTTCTTACACGTTCTGCTTCGTGA
- a CDS encoding cation:proton antiporter, whose translation MHLDIWYILLILLVTARLFSELARRIKIPSLAGEMTAGIVIGLVLTNFSGTFPDLAQIHENEVFQAITELGMFFLMLFAGIELHYKSLKKASGNALWVAVGGMIIPLGLGMGLGWFSLPDSELKSAQVFFLGVALAITAVPVAIKVLLDLNKLQSKSGQTIVSAAVIDDIISLLLLALLTSFMRTGELPTLKGLGILSAKIALFFAITMAIGLYILPYVAKNWLHKMGVAESEMSFLLVVALGFSVLAEVLGMHFILGAFIAGLFFAKREVKEDVYEDVKKKVQAITSGFLAPIFFASIGLSLNISALVNIPLFVVGLILIASIGKIMGAGMPAKLTGLSTNDSLIVGNAMNARGAVELIIADIALRAGLFEQPGDSELVANLFSAVVIMAIVTTLITPLILKKLATPNSS comes from the coding sequence ATGCATTTAGACATTTGGTACATTTTATTGATTCTTTTGGTAACGGCACGATTATTTAGTGAACTTGCACGACGGATAAAAATTCCATCGCTTGCCGGCGAAATGACTGCCGGAATTGTGATAGGATTAGTTCTTACCAACTTTTCGGGAACTTTTCCAGATCTGGCCCAAATTCATGAGAACGAAGTATTTCAAGCTATTACCGAGCTTGGAATGTTTTTTCTAATGCTTTTTGCCGGAATTGAGCTGCATTACAAATCGCTGAAAAAAGCATCAGGAAATGCACTTTGGGTGGCAGTTGGAGGAATGATTATTCCACTTGGACTTGGCATGGGCTTAGGATGGTTTTCTTTGCCTGATTCCGAGTTAAAATCAGCACAAGTTTTTTTCCTGGGAGTTGCTCTTGCAATTACGGCTGTACCTGTTGCTATCAAGGTTCTGCTGGATTTGAACAAACTTCAGTCAAAATCCGGTCAAACTATCGTTTCAGCGGCTGTCATCGATGATATAATTAGTTTATTACTCTTGGCATTACTTACCTCTTTCATGCGAACGGGTGAGCTACCTACCTTAAAAGGTTTGGGAATTTTATCGGCAAAAATTGCGTTATTTTTTGCTATAACTATGGCCATTGGGCTTTATATTTTGCCTTATGTTGCAAAAAACTGGTTGCATAAGATGGGTGTTGCCGAATCAGAAATGAGTTTTTTACTGGTGGTGGCGCTGGGTTTTTCAGTGCTTGCCGAAGTACTTGGAATGCATTTTATACTCGGTGCGTTTATTGCCGGTTTATTTTTTGCAAAACGTGAGGTTAAAGAAGACGTTTACGAGGACGTAAAAAAGAAAGTTCAAGCTATAACCTCTGGTTTTTTGGCGCCAATATTTTTTGCTTCTATCGGACTAAGTCTCAATATTTCAGCACTTGTAAATATTCCACTATTTGTTGTAGGCCTCATTCTTATTGCTTCGATAGGAAAAATTATGGGAGCGGGCATGCCTGCAAAACTCACCGGACTTTCAACCAATGATTCTTTAATTGTGGGAAATGCAATGAATGCCCGTGGCGCAGTAGAATTGATTATTGCCGATATTGCGCTCCGTGCCGGATTATTTGAACAACCTGGCGATTCAGAACTGGTGGCTAACCTTTTTTCTGCAGTGGTCATCATGGCGATAGTAACCACACTAATTACCCCTCTTATTTTGAAAAAACTGGCAACTCCAAATTCATCATGA
- the zwf gene encoding glucose-6-phosphate dehydrogenase — MKNISELEPTIVTIFGGDGDLTWRKLMPALFNLHIDGFLPEKFKILSVDMKDIAQEEYNKRHLEGVNKFSRRGKATKKKWKEFEKCITYVQADITNDKSYNNLKNIFNETDKEWDVEASRIFYMAVSPYLIKEIAGHLDNTGIAENSQKHRIVVEKPFGHDLESARELNKVLQGIFSECQIYRIDHYLGKETVQNIMAFRFANALFEPLWNRNFIEQIQINVSEQVGVENRASYYEQAGAVRDMIQNHILQLICLVGMEPPVDLNANSVRDKKLEVLNAIRRFSENDVYVNAVRGQYDKGWIEGQEVKAYRDEDNVDNESLSETFAAVRFYIDNWRWQGVPIYVRTGKRLQEKTSYITIQFKEVPHKIFPSGVRELVDQNLMVISIQPQMGIRIHFEAKKTGLDMRLKPVDMIFNYSDSYKNDPPDAYETLLNDVILGEATLFMRSDQIEEAWSIIMPILDVWASNPPQKFPNYQSGSWGPPEAEALIAHDGFYWHTFTEPLDNSSRLTTK; from the coding sequence ATGAAAAATATATCTGAACTCGAACCTACCATAGTAACAATTTTCGGTGGCGATGGCGACCTTACCTGGCGCAAACTGATGCCGGCTTTGTTCAATTTGCACATCGACGGTTTTCTTCCTGAGAAATTCAAAATACTGAGTGTAGATATGAAAGATATTGCTCAGGAGGAGTACAATAAAAGACATTTGGAGGGGGTGAATAAATTTTCGCGCAGAGGAAAAGCCACCAAGAAAAAATGGAAAGAATTTGAGAAATGTATCACCTATGTGCAGGCTGACATTACAAACGACAAGTCTTACAACAATCTTAAAAACATTTTTAACGAAACGGATAAAGAATGGGATGTAGAAGCATCGCGTATTTTTTATATGGCGGTTTCCCCTTATCTGATTAAAGAAATTGCCGGCCATTTAGATAATACCGGAATTGCCGAAAACAGTCAGAAACACCGGATTGTAGTTGAAAAACCTTTTGGTCACGATTTAGAAAGTGCCAGAGAACTGAATAAAGTTTTGCAGGGAATTTTTAGCGAATGCCAGATTTACCGCATCGACCATTACCTTGGCAAGGAAACGGTGCAAAACATTATGGCATTTCGTTTTGCTAACGCACTTTTCGAGCCGCTTTGGAATCGTAATTTTATTGAACAAATTCAAATAAATGTTTCGGAACAAGTAGGTGTTGAAAACAGGGCTTCTTATTATGAACAGGCTGGTGCTGTGCGTGATATGATTCAAAACCACATTCTTCAGCTTATTTGCCTGGTGGGTATGGAACCTCCAGTAGATCTGAATGCCAACAGTGTTCGCGATAAAAAACTGGAAGTATTAAATGCCATTCGTCGATTCTCAGAAAACGATGTATATGTAAATGCGGTGCGCGGACAATATGATAAAGGCTGGATTGAAGGGCAAGAGGTAAAAGCTTACCGCGATGAAGATAATGTTGATAATGAATCGCTAAGCGAAACATTTGCTGCAGTTCGTTTTTATATAGACAACTGGCGGTGGCAGGGAGTGCCCATTTATGTGCGAACCGGTAAACGGCTTCAGGAAAAAACATCATATATTACCATCCAGTTCAAGGAAGTTCCGCATAAAATTTTCCCATCTGGTGTAAGGGAATTGGTAGATCAAAACTTAATGGTAATAAGCATTCAACCACAAATGGGAATTCGAATACATTTTGAGGCCAAAAAAACCGGATTAGACATGAGGTTAAAACCAGTGGATATGATTTTCAATTACAGTGATTCTTATAAGAATGATCCGCCAGATGCTTATGAAACCTTGTTAAACGATGTAATACTTGGAGAGGCAACTCTTTTTATGCGTTCAGATCAGATAGAAGAGGCGTGGAGTATTATTATGCCCATTCTTGATGTTTGGGCGAGCAATCCACCACAAAAATTTCCCAACTACCAATCCGGAAGCTGGGGACCGCCGGAAGCTGAAGCCTTGATAGCACATGATGGTTTTTACTGGCATACTTTTACCGAACCATTGGATAATTCTTCAAGATTAACAACAAAATAA
- the tal gene encoding transaldolase: MEKFDKLLEYGQSYWLDNLSREIITNGELENRIKNEGLRGITSNPSIFNKAISSGHLYDDQIKALAGKGKKPEEIYEALAIQDIQKACDLLRPVFDASNGEDGFVSLEVSPYLARETEKTKAEARRLYKSVDRPNCMIKIPGTPEGIPAIEEMLYEGININITLLFSIESYEAVAEAYLKALERRAEEGKPIDKIASVASFFLSRIDVLTDKILSDDIIPNSHGDKKILAENLLGETAISSAKIAYQSFLNAFSGDRWEKLASKGARVQRPLWASTSNKTEGYSDTRYVEPLIGPFTVNTMPAETIEAFKHHGKVLPNTVNEDVKKALSVFSDLEKIELNLDHITDQLVKEGIEKFTDPFDSLLKSIEKEAN; encoded by the coding sequence ATGGAAAAGTTTGATAAACTATTGGAATATGGACAAAGCTACTGGCTTGACAACTTATCGAGAGAAATAATTACAAACGGAGAACTGGAAAACAGAATCAAAAATGAAGGTTTGAGAGGAATTACCTCTAATCCGAGTATTTTTAATAAAGCGATTTCCAGCGGTCATTTGTATGACGACCAGATAAAAGCGCTGGCCGGAAAAGGAAAAAAACCAGAAGAAATTTACGAAGCACTGGCCATTCAGGATATTCAGAAAGCCTGTGACCTGTTGCGCCCCGTGTTCGATGCATCAAACGGCGAAGATGGTTTCGTAAGTTTAGAAGTTTCGCCTTATTTGGCAAGGGAAACAGAAAAAACCAAGGCCGAAGCCCGACGACTGTATAAATCGGTTGACCGCCCAAACTGTATGATTAAGATACCCGGAACCCCGGAAGGAATTCCGGCCATTGAAGAAATGTTGTATGAAGGAATTAACATCAACATCACGCTGCTTTTTTCCATTGAAAGCTATGAAGCCGTTGCCGAAGCTTATTTGAAAGCTCTGGAACGTCGGGCTGAAGAAGGCAAACCCATTGATAAAATAGCATCAGTAGCCAGTTTCTTCTTAAGCCGGATTGATGTGCTTACCGATAAAATACTGTCGGATGATATTATTCCCAATTCACACGGCGATAAAAAAATATTAGCAGAAAATCTGCTGGGTGAAACGGCTATTTCAAGCGCCAAAATTGCATACCAAAGTTTTTTGAATGCATTCAGCGGCGACCGCTGGGAGAAACTGGCCTCGAAAGGCGCTCGGGTGCAACGGCCACTTTGGGCGAGTACCAGCAATAAAACCGAGGGATATAGTGACACCCGATATGTAGAGCCACTTATTGGTCCGTTTACTGTAAACACAATGCCCGCCGAAACCATCGAAGCATTTAAACATCATGGTAAAGTTCTTCCCAATACCGTCAACGAGGATGTTAAAAAGGCTTTAAGCGTTTTTAGTGATCTTGAAAAAATTGAACTCAATTTAGACCACATCACAGATCAACTGGTGAAAGAAGGTATCGAAAAATTCACCGACCCGTTTGACAGCTTACTCAAAAGCATTGAAAAAGAAGCAAATTAG
- a CDS encoding SpoIIAA family protein encodes MFKVLDITKNDVVAIAVDGKLSKSDYDKITPLIEKTVRDYGKIRLYIQLDYVDGIEPKAFRADIKTYLKFFNNMKKIAVVGKTHWEKMWSGLAGPFVSGDIKYFDYHEIDEARKWIK; translated from the coding sequence ATGTTTAAAGTGCTTGATATTACAAAAAATGATGTTGTGGCCATTGCAGTTGATGGCAAGTTGTCAAAATCCGACTACGATAAAATTACGCCATTAATTGAAAAAACGGTAAGAGATTATGGAAAAATAAGACTCTATATTCAGTTAGATTATGTGGATGGAATTGAGCCTAAAGCATTCAGAGCAGATATTAAAACCTACCTGAAATTTTTTAACAACATGAAAAAAATTGCGGTTGTTGGGAAAACTCATTGGGAAAAAATGTGGTCAGGTTTGGCTGGACCCTTTGTTTCAGGAGATATTAAATATTTTGATTATCATGAAATTGACGAGGCAAGGAAATGGATTAAATAA
- a CDS encoding OsmC family protein, with product MKKRKAQAKWNGNLKKGNGLIKLPTSNQEFPFNFSSRFEDGKGSNPEELIAAAHAGCFSMAFSGLLTEKGYNPELIETKAEVTIEKVGDGFKITKSALDTEGKIPEIKEDEFLKLAQTAKENCPVSQALDSLEITLNAKLV from the coding sequence ATGAAAAAAAGAAAAGCCCAAGCTAAATGGAATGGAAATTTGAAAAAGGGAAACGGGTTGATTAAATTACCAACTTCAAACCAGGAATTTCCTTTCAATTTTTCTTCGCGATTTGAAGATGGTAAGGGGAGCAACCCGGAAGAATTAATTGCAGCAGCGCACGCTGGTTGTTTTTCAATGGCATTTTCCGGGCTTTTAACAGAGAAAGGGTACAATCCTGAATTAATAGAAACCAAGGCTGAAGTTACTATAGAAAAGGTGGGAGATGGTTTTAAAATAACCAAAAGTGCATTGGATACCGAAGGAAAAATTCCGGAAATTAAAGAAGACGAATTTTTAAAGTTGGCACAAACAGCTAAAGAAAATTGCCCTGTTTCGCAGGCTCTGGATTCTTTAGAAATAACCCTAAATGCCAAACTAGTATAG
- a CDS encoding mechanosensitive ion channel family protein, translated as MEKIFNQDFWTTFAKSLSEWIINELPAIVLLSVLLLISLRVGSFLVKKLKTILAKRTAHRTDEPNTEVEKRLNTLMGIVKKGVAIIIWSMFIMIFLKKINIDIAPILAGAGIIGLAVGFGAQELVRDFITGFFILLENQIRTGDVAIINGTGGLVEKIELRTITLRDLSGVVHIFQNGKINSVSNMTKDWSAMVFDIGVAYKEDLNKVMKLMKQVADGMMEDKEFKNNIIEPMEIFGLDSFGDSALVIKGRIKTKPIQQWTIGREYRKRLKEVFDEHKIEIPFPHQTIYWGEEIEPLKLTMEKAEEQVNKTK; from the coding sequence ATGGAAAAGATTTTTAACCAGGATTTTTGGACCACATTTGCAAAAAGTTTAAGCGAATGGATAATAAACGAGTTACCAGCCATTGTTCTTTTAAGCGTTCTTTTGTTGATATCGCTTCGCGTTGGTTCTTTTTTAGTAAAAAAACTAAAAACAATATTGGCTAAAAGAACAGCTCACCGTACAGATGAACCAAATACCGAGGTGGAGAAAAGGTTAAACACCTTAATGGGAATTGTAAAAAAAGGAGTTGCTATAATCATTTGGTCAATGTTTATTATGATTTTTCTGAAAAAGATAAACATCGATATTGCACCAATTCTTGCCGGCGCCGGTATCATTGGGCTGGCAGTGGGTTTTGGAGCTCAGGAACTGGTGCGTGATTTTATTACCGGCTTTTTTATTTTGCTTGAAAACCAAATCAGAACCGGCGATGTGGCTATTATTAACGGAACGGGTGGGCTTGTTGAAAAAATTGAGCTTCGAACCATCACTCTTCGTGATTTATCAGGCGTTGTACACATATTTCAAAACGGAAAAATAAATTCGGTTTCAAACATGACCAAAGATTGGTCGGCCATGGTTTTTGATATTGGCGTGGCCTACAAAGAAGACCTCAACAAGGTGATGAAATTAATGAAGCAGGTTGCCGATGGAATGATGGAGGATAAAGAGTTCAAAAATAATATTATTGAACCTATGGAAATTTTTGGGCTCGACAGTTTTGGCGATAGTGCACTTGTTATAAAAGGCCGGATTAAAACCAAACCCATCCAGCAATGGACCATTGGCCGCGAGTACCGCAAACGGTTAAAAGAAGTTTTTGATGAACACAAAATTGAAATCCCATTCCCACATCAAACAATTTATTGGGGTGAGGAAATTGAGCCCTTGAAACTAACAATGGAAAAAGCGGAAGAGCAGGTAAATAAGACAAAATAA
- the gndA gene encoding NADP-dependent phosphogluconate dehydrogenase yields MEKYDFGLIGLGVMGRNFILNIAENGHSAIGYDLDKAKVDALNTEANEFKVKGVTALKDFISGLAKPRKIMLLVPANVVDKALDDLLPFLEKDDLLIDGGNSHPNDTERREKEIVGKGFRYLGVGISGGSEGARHGPSLMPGGNEKSYKLVRPIFTDAAAKVKGDACVTWLGKGSAGHFVKMVHNGIEYGIMQLISEIYDVMKNGLSMENSEMSAIFKKWNKGLVASYLVEITADILEKKDKQQGGYLIDHILDSAKQKGTGKWTSQFAMDFQAPMPTIDTAVSMRHLSTFKTKRLKADATLKGPVARIEEDKATFIEKMEHALFFGMLMTYAQGFELLRIASNEKDFGLNLGEVARIWRGGCIIRSAMLDDFMKAYERVPQLPNLLFDTKLSSAVNKKQEAVRDVTIQVAKAGLPIPGLMASVGYFDAYRSGNLASNMIQAQRDYFGSHSYQRIGEEGAFHTEW; encoded by the coding sequence ATGGAAAAATATGATTTTGGACTGATCGGACTTGGTGTAATGGGAAGGAATTTTATTCTGAACATTGCAGAAAACGGCCACTCGGCAATTGGTTACGATTTAGATAAAGCAAAAGTAGATGCCTTGAATACAGAGGCCAACGAATTTAAAGTGAAAGGCGTTACAGCCTTAAAAGATTTTATTTCGGGGCTTGCTAAACCGCGAAAAATAATGCTGCTTGTTCCGGCAAATGTGGTCGATAAAGCGTTAGACGATCTCCTCCCCTTTCTCGAAAAAGATGATTTGCTTATTGACGGTGGGAATTCGCATCCGAACGATACTGAACGCCGGGAAAAAGAAATTGTTGGCAAAGGATTCAGGTACCTTGGAGTTGGCATCTCCGGCGGTTCGGAAGGAGCCCGCCACGGACCGAGTTTGATGCCGGGAGGCAACGAGAAGTCGTACAAGCTGGTACGCCCTATTTTTACTGATGCAGCGGCCAAAGTAAAAGGCGATGCCTGTGTAACCTGGTTGGGAAAAGGGTCAGCCGGACATTTCGTAAAAATGGTTCACAACGGCATTGAATACGGAATCATGCAGTTGATTTCAGAAATTTACGATGTGATGAAAAATGGCCTGTCCATGGAAAATTCAGAAATGAGCGCCATTTTCAAAAAGTGGAACAAGGGCTTGGTGGCTTCCTACCTGGTAGAAATCACAGCAGATATATTGGAGAAAAAAGACAAGCAGCAAGGCGGTTATCTGATCGATCATATTCTGGACAGTGCCAAACAAAAAGGAACCGGAAAATGGACATCGCAATTTGCCATGGATTTCCAGGCTCCGATGCCAACTATAGACACGGCTGTATCCATGCGACATCTTTCCACGTTCAAAACCAAAAGATTAAAAGCAGACGCTACATTAAAAGGCCCCGTTGCCCGAATTGAAGAAGACAAAGCAACATTTATTGAAAAAATGGAACATGCGCTGTTTTTTGGAATGCTGATGACTTATGCGCAGGGCTTCGAACTCTTGCGCATTGCGTCCAACGAAAAAGATTTCGGACTAAATCTGGGTGAAGTAGCGCGTATCTGGAGAGGTGGGTGCATTATCCGCTCGGCCATGCTCGACGATTTTATGAAAGCTTACGAACGTGTTCCCCAGTTACCCAATCTGTTATTCGATACGAAACTTTCTTCTGCAGTGAATAAAAAGCAGGAAGCCGTGCGCGATGTTACGATCCAAGTAGCAAAAGCCGGTCTTCCAATCCCGGGATTAATGGCATCTGTTGGCTATTTTGATGCCTACCGAAGTGGAAATCTTGCCTCAAATATGATTCAGGCGCAGCGCGATTATTTTGGTTCGCACTCCTACCAACGAATTGGAGAAGAGGGTGCCTTTCATACCGAATGGTAG
- the tkt gene encoding transketolase has product MKKDNIETRSINTIRTLAMDAVQKAGSGHPGTAMSLAPAAYVLWNNIMKYNPKNPHWFNRDRFVLSSGHASIIQYAMLHLTGYPLSLNDLKDLRQWGSKTPGHPEYGLTEGIETTTGPLGQGFMTAVGMAMAEAHLASRFNKPDAPIIDHHVYGFCSDGDLMEGASSEAASLAGHFGLGKLIFLYDDNHISIDGDTEVTYSDDVKKRFEGYHWHVQDLGESANDTEKITKAYEAAQQEKDKPSLIILRTHIAYGAPNAQDTAAAHGSALGEDEVKATKKAYGWPEDKSFYVPEEVETHMQKAIDRGEELEKKWQTMYDQYQQKHPDLHALLEQGRALELDKDWDKDIPEFKPDDGPVATRKASAKIINSFAEHVPYLLGGSADLAASTKTLMEESGYFTKGNYQNRNIAWGVREHGMAAATSGMTLHGGLRAFASTFFIFSDYARPAIRLAALMELPAIYVLTHDSIGLGGDGPTHQPVEHLASFRAMPNIFVFRPADANEVAYTWRAVLKRKEGPSMMVLTRQNVPIVNRSKYASAQGVMKGAYILSNEKGDTPDAVLMATGSEVSLALEAQEKLRDMNIDSRVVSMPCWELFKEQDEAYRNEVFPPKVKARTAVEAGASLGWKEWVGDSGTVVSVERFGSSAPYQENFKHYGFTVDNVIDHVKRSIEQSKS; this is encoded by the coding sequence ATGAAGAAAGATAATATTGAAACCCGATCGATTAACACGATAAGAACTTTAGCGATGGATGCTGTACAGAAAGCTGGCTCAGGTCATCCGGGAACAGCCATGTCGCTGGCACCGGCAGCCTATGTTTTGTGGAACAATATCATGAAGTACAATCCTAAAAACCCCCATTGGTTTAACCGCGATCGGTTTGTGTTATCGAGTGGTCACGCGTCCATTATTCAATATGCTATGTTGCATCTAACCGGCTATCCGTTATCGCTGAATGATCTGAAAGATCTTCGACAGTGGGGCAGCAAAACCCCCGGTCACCCCGAATATGGACTCACCGAAGGTATTGAAACAACGACGGGACCACTGGGACAAGGATTTATGACTGCTGTGGGAATGGCCATGGCAGAAGCACACCTTGCTTCACGATTTAATAAACCAGACGCCCCGATAATTGATCATCACGTTTATGGCTTTTGCAGCGACGGAGACCTGATGGAGGGAGCTTCAAGTGAAGCCGCTTCACTGGCTGGTCATTTTGGATTGGGAAAACTTATTTTTCTTTACGACGACAACCACATCAGCATTGACGGGGACACCGAAGTAACCTACAGCGACGATGTAAAAAAACGATTCGAAGGATACCACTGGCACGTGCAGGATTTAGGTGAAAGTGCCAACGATACCGAAAAAATTACCAAGGCTTATGAGGCCGCTCAACAGGAAAAAGATAAACCCTCGCTGATAATCTTACGCACCCACATTGCTTATGGCGCACCCAACGCACAGGATACGGCAGCAGCACACGGTTCGGCGCTGGGTGAAGACGAAGTAAAAGCAACCAAAAAAGCCTATGGTTGGCCCGAGGACAAATCCTTTTATGTTCCGGAGGAAGTGGAAACTCACATGCAGAAAGCCATTGACAGAGGCGAGGAGCTCGAAAAAAAATGGCAGACGATGTACGACCAATACCAGCAAAAACACCCGGACTTGCATGCGTTGCTGGAACAAGGGAGAGCACTTGAGCTCGATAAAGACTGGGATAAGGATATTCCCGAATTCAAGCCCGATGACGGCCCTGTGGCAACGCGTAAAGCATCGGCAAAAATTATTAATTCATTTGCTGAGCACGTTCCTTACCTCTTGGGTGGAAGTGCTGACCTGGCAGCTTCAACAAAAACATTGATGGAAGAATCAGGCTATTTTACCAAAGGAAACTACCAGAACCGAAATATCGCCTGGGGAGTCAGAGAACACGGAATGGCAGCGGCCACTTCAGGAATGACACTTCATGGAGGACTTCGGGCTTTTGCGTCTACATTTTTCATCTTTTCCGATTATGCCCGCCCGGCGATCCGGCTGGCAGCATTGATGGAACTGCCAGCCATTTATGTGCTCACCCACGATTCCATTGGTCTGGGAGGCGATGGCCCCACTCACCAACCCGTGGAGCACCTGGCTTCGTTTAGAGCCATGCCCAACATTTTTGTTTTTCGTCCGGCCGACGCCAACGAAGTAGCTTACACCTGGCGAGCCGTATTAAAGCGAAAAGAAGGTCCCTCGATGATGGTATTGACACGGCAAAATGTTCCGATTGTAAACCGGAGCAAATATGCCTCGGCTCAAGGTGTAATGAAAGGTGCTTACATCCTTTCGAACGAAAAAGGCGATACGCCTGATGCAGTCCTTATGGCGACTGGTTCCGAAGTTTCGCTGGCACTGGAAGCACAGGAAAAACTGCGCGACATGAATATTGACTCGCGGGTAGTGAGCATGCCTTGCTGGGAACTATTTAAGGAGCAGGACGAAGCCTACCGTAATGAAGTATTTCCGCCCAAGGTGAAAGCAAGAACAGCAGTAGAAGCAGGTGCTTCACTCGGCTGGAAAGAATGGGTTGGCGACAGTGGCACCGTGGTATCGGTGGAACGTTTTGGCTCAAGTGCTCCTTATCAGGAAAACTTCAAACATTATGGCTTTACGGTTGACAATGTGATTGATCATGTAAAACGATCAATAGAACAAAGTAAATCATGA